One window of Leptospiraceae bacterium genomic DNA carries:
- a CDS encoding homoserine dehydrogenase, translating into MKRISIGLIGAGTVGSGLIEILHSQQKQILERSGIELNLTQVCDTDPTRVPSYFRGEIVSDYKKITENPNNDIVVELVGGTGIAYEIVKSALSNSKTVVTANKALLSEKGSELFQLAEDKNVEVGYEASVGGAIPVIRSIKSGLVANDFLSMYGILNGTTNYILTKMEEEDMDYADALRQAQELGFAEKDPTFDVEGIDAAHKLSILIGIAFNKKIKISDIHIEGISKLSKAEIHSAKLLGLRIKLLGVCKRIGEHLEARVEPTMIPLDHPIASVRNEMNAIYFETSFSGPSMLLGKGAGSLPTASAIISDLVYYGSRRTQSTLFREQNIFTEGSLLPAGENRARYYLRFKTVDKPGVLGEITSIIGRNLVSISSMRQNESNGEPVELIIITHEAMEKDVRHSLLEIDKRTDIIKGKSIMIRLEDLI; encoded by the coding sequence ATGAAACGAATCAGCATTGGACTAATAGGCGCGGGGACGGTAGGTTCCGGCTTAATTGAAATTTTACATTCCCAGCAAAAGCAAATTCTAGAAAGATCTGGAATTGAACTTAATTTAACACAGGTCTGTGACACAGACCCGACACGTGTGCCTTCTTATTTTAGAGGTGAGATTGTCTCTGATTACAAAAAAATTACAGAGAATCCGAATAACGATATTGTCGTAGAGCTTGTAGGAGGAACTGGAATTGCCTATGAAATTGTAAAGTCTGCTCTTTCCAATTCCAAAACAGTGGTTACTGCTAATAAGGCGCTTCTTTCTGAGAAAGGTAGCGAATTATTTCAACTCGCTGAAGACAAGAATGTTGAAGTCGGATACGAAGCAAGCGTCGGTGGTGCAATCCCTGTTATCCGCTCTATAAAGTCAGGACTTGTTGCAAATGACTTTTTGTCAATGTATGGAATCTTAAACGGAACTACAAATTATATTCTCACCAAAATGGAAGAGGAGGATATGGATTATGCAGATGCTCTGAGACAAGCACAGGAGTTAGGCTTTGCTGAAAAGGATCCTACCTTCGACGTAGAAGGAATTGACGCAGCCCACAAACTTTCTATTCTAATCGGAATTGCATTTAACAAGAAGATAAAAATAAGCGACATTCACATTGAAGGAATATCTAAGCTTTCTAAAGCAGAGATTCATTCAGCAAAACTCTTAGGACTTAGAATAAAACTTCTAGGTGTGTGTAAAAGAATAGGCGAGCATTTAGAAGCAAGAGTGGAGCCAACTATGATACCACTTGATCATCCAATTGCGAGTGTTCGAAACGAAATGAATGCAATTTATTTCGAAACCAGTTTTTCAGGACCTTCGATGCTCCTCGGAAAAGGTGCCGGCTCTTTACCGACTGCATCTGCGATTATTTCTGATTTAGTTTATTATGGTTCAAGAAGAACTCAGTCTACTTTATTTAGAGAGCAAAATATTTTTACGGAAGGAAGCCTTCTACCAGCAGGTGAAAATCGTGCGCGTTATTATTTGCGATTCAAAACTGTAGATAAGCCCGGAGTCCTGGGTGAGATTACGAGCATAATCGGTCGTAACCTCGTTTCCATTTCTTCTATGAGACAAAATGAATCTAACGGTGAGCCAGTTGAACTGATCATTATTACGCATGAGGCGATGGAGAAGGATGTCCGTCATTCTCTTTTGGAAATTGATAAGCGAACAGATATTATAAAAGGAAAATCGATCATGATTCGTTTAGAGGATTTAATTTGA
- a CDS encoding DUF1554 domain-containing protein, with product MNRSLYRILFFLIVFYSFLSCKSDGALPKIFGSMPMPQTPNVPAKFVVSPTSSLSTSETGTSVKISVSLNRAPTADVLIKTISLSDPLEDTIDKTTLTFTDKNWDVAQVLTIVGVDDLVFDGNKVSTLTFSASTSTDKEFDGLLIDSLSITNADNDTLGIVTGSTTGLITSETGTTASFTVVLTSQPTSPVVLPSITSSNTAEGTVSPSTITFTAANWNVPQTITATGVDDLLSDGSQTYQIQFSAVSSSDPNYNGQVLNTVSVTNTDDETFGVTVSAISGATTEAGGTATFNVVLNTASTSPVTIPISSGNTAEGTISPSSLTFTPANWNVPQVVTVTGVDDFIQDGNISYTIHLGPCSSSNSNYQGLVPSSVTVTNNDDDTAGYIITPSAATLMVSDGGQLTSSISISLTSQPTATVTIPISSTLPGEVSFSSTSVTFTASNWNIAQIVTLTGVMDNATDGNQSFTVTLSLPTTTDSVYAALDPADQNGGSCDNDAVGVKIVACRAVNNPSTSENGDTASYYIILAQAPTANVTIPVSSSNAGEGTVSTASVVMTAANWNQFLPSNLITVTGVNDALYDGDITFSVVLGAATSGDTFFNGENPADFTLVNADNEVYFTVSAITGNTSETGTARTFTIVLPSLPTGNVTFTLSSSNTAEGIITIPASGNITFTAGNWNIAQTITVTGVNDNVADGNQTFNIDSTSATSADLRYNGKTPASVSVTNLDAGEKRTFITSTPTNGILGGIAGADAICNADPAKPGITPNVYKALIAVNGTRSGAPLVSWVLAATTKYFRADGTTLIFTSSGTSVFAFGTLTNAFSGTNYWTGMTNTWAASGNTCSNWTSSAGTGADGDGTLTSFSSIAQSVPLCSLTRYLVCVQQ from the coding sequence ATGAATCGCTCCTTATACAGAATTCTATTCTTTTTAATCGTATTTTACAGTTTTCTGAGCTGTAAATCGGATGGAGCTTTGCCTAAAATCTTTGGGTCAATGCCAATGCCTCAAACGCCTAACGTTCCTGCCAAATTCGTTGTTTCTCCTACTTCCTCTCTTAGCACAAGTGAAACAGGAACAAGCGTTAAAATTAGCGTTAGTTTAAATAGGGCTCCAACTGCTGACGTACTAATTAAAACAATTAGTCTTTCTGATCCTCTTGAGGATACTATTGATAAGACGACACTTACCTTCACGGATAAAAACTGGGATGTTGCCCAAGTTCTGACAATTGTAGGCGTAGATGACTTAGTTTTCGATGGGAACAAAGTTTCAACGTTGACATTCTCTGCTAGCACAAGCACAGATAAAGAGTTTGATGGGCTACTCATTGATAGCCTCTCTATTACGAATGCGGATAATGATACGCTTGGAATTGTAACAGGTTCTACTACCGGACTCATCACCTCCGAGACAGGAACTACCGCAAGTTTTACGGTAGTCCTAACAAGCCAACCCACATCCCCCGTTGTCCTACCTTCGATTACCAGTTCCAATACAGCAGAGGGCACTGTAAGTCCAAGCACTATAACCTTTACTGCGGCTAATTGGAATGTTCCCCAAACCATAACAGCAACGGGAGTTGATGATTTATTGAGTGATGGAAGTCAAACCTACCAAATTCAATTTTCGGCTGTATCGAGCTCTGATCCTAATTATAATGGTCAAGTTTTGAATACCGTTTCCGTTACAAACACAGATGATGAAACGTTTGGAGTCACAGTCTCTGCTATTAGTGGAGCTACAACGGAAGCCGGTGGAACGGCTACTTTTAATGTAGTTTTAAATACTGCTAGCACCTCTCCTGTTACAATTCCAATTTCTTCCGGTAATACTGCCGAAGGAACAATTAGTCCTTCTAGTTTAACCTTCACACCGGCTAATTGGAATGTGCCGCAAGTGGTGACGGTCACAGGTGTTGATGATTTTATTCAAGATGGAAATATATCTTATACGATTCATCTAGGACCCTGTTCTAGTTCCAATTCAAATTACCAGGGGCTTGTTCCTTCAAGTGTAACTGTTACAAACAATGACGATGATACTGCGGGTTATATCATTACTCCTTCAGCGGCAACTTTAATGGTATCAGATGGTGGTCAATTGACTTCAAGTATTTCGATTAGCCTCACATCTCAGCCAACAGCCACAGTCACGATTCCGATTTCAAGCACTTTGCCTGGTGAAGTCTCTTTTAGTTCGACGAGTGTCACATTTACTGCAAGCAATTGGAATATAGCTCAAATCGTCACATTAACAGGAGTCATGGATAATGCAACCGATGGCAATCAATCCTTCACAGTTACTCTATCTCTTCCTACCACAACTGATTCAGTTTATGCAGCTCTAGATCCAGCAGACCAAAATGGAGGAAGCTGCGATAATGATGCGGTAGGCGTAAAGATTGTTGCTTGTAGAGCGGTTAACAATCCGTCTACTTCAGAGAATGGTGACACTGCTAGCTACTATATTATCCTGGCTCAAGCACCAACGGCTAATGTTACTATACCTGTATCTAGCTCGAATGCAGGAGAGGGGACTGTTTCTACTGCGAGTGTAGTTATGACCGCGGCTAACTGGAATCAGTTCCTCCCCTCTAATCTAATCACTGTAACTGGTGTAAATGATGCGTTATACGACGGGGACATTACCTTTTCAGTTGTCCTTGGGGCAGCTACAAGCGGAGATACTTTTTTTAATGGAGAGAATCCTGCCGATTTTACTTTGGTGAACGCGGACAACGAGGTTTACTTTACTGTATCCGCAATCACTGGAAACACTTCTGAAACTGGAACGGCTCGAACTTTTACAATAGTGCTTCCTTCTCTTCCAACGGGTAATGTCACATTTACGCTATCGTCTTCGAATACCGCCGAGGGCATTATTACAATTCCTGCTAGTGGCAATATTACCTTTACAGCGGGTAATTGGAATATAGCGCAAACAATAACAGTGACTGGAGTAAATGACAATGTTGCTGATGGAAATCAAACTTTTAATATTGATAGCACCTCTGCTACGAGTGCAGATTTAAGATACAATGGAAAGACACCTGCTAGTGTAAGTGTTACTAATTTGGATGCAGGTGAGAAGAGGACATTTATTACTTCTACGCCAACCAATGGAATCTTGGGAGGAATTGCTGGAGCAGATGCTATTTGCAATGCAGACCCTGCGAAGCCGGGAATTACGCCTAACGTCTATAAAGCTTTGATCGCAGTCAATGGGACGCGATCAGGAGCACCACTTGTGTCATGGGTTCTTGCGGCTACTACTAAGTATTTTCGAGCGGATGGAACGACTCTAATATTTACATCCTCTGGAACGAGCGTATTCGCTTTTGGAACTCTTACCAATGCATTTTCTGGCACAAATTATTGGACGGGTATGACAAATACATGGGCAGCAAGCGGGAATACTTGCTCTAATTGGACTTCGTCGGCAGGGACAGGTGCAGATGGAGACGGTACTTTGACCTCTTTTAGTAGCATTGCTCAGTCTGTTCCGCTTTGCAGTTTAACCCGATATCTAGTTTGTGTTCAGCAATAG
- a CDS encoding DUF1554 domain-containing protein → MKTNLSKIFTALIVCIGYLLLVSFVQSCKFNGSPKFWGMLPLPPVPPPLAQIIIEPSTQSLTTTEAGGSISYKVSINKKPKDDVLLSISVSDTIEVKLDKPLLTFTTANWDQAQTFTITGQDDLFVDGNKAYTLSLSPSQSLDSEFAKLTIAPYSLQNLDDDVAGIATTYTGGLLTSEAGANFSFTVVLRSVPSSSVTIPTITSTNTSEGTVSPSTLTFTTANWNVPQTVIVTGVDDLLDDGNQSYSIVFRAAVSSDSVYNNYAASSLAFVNADNESFGITVTPTTGLVTNETGGTANFSVVLNNASTSNVTIPISSSNTAEGIPDTSSLVFTPATWNIPQVVTVTGVNDFIQDGSISYTIVIGAATSANSNYNGLDPSDVSVVNTDNDAGGYTIVATNGLTVTDGGQIAAMFTIKLNTQPTSSVTIPISSSNTGEGTVSPSSVTFTPANWSNTQTITISGVSDGGSDGNKSFNIVLSLPSTSDSVYAALDPADQSANSCDNDSGAAIVYVCRTSSNPYTNESGNTAQYFVILATDPGEDVTIPITSSDTSEATVNSPLIINSSNWNQFLVTNRITVTGVNDALYDGDISYNVLLGVASTTSMTGSYHGYNPVDINGLINYDNETYFTVSTISGNTSESGTTATFSIVLPAWSNPAFNVTIGISSNNTGEGTVSPASLVFTSANFTNPQVVTVTGIDDLFADGNKSFSIITASAVSADTRFNGRNPSDVSVTNTDAGEKRVFISNTASKGNLGGIVGADAICNSDANKPSIAPNVYKALLVLGATRRGSATANTGDSQVDWVFAANTRYFRSNGTTQIFMTNANSIFPYGTLTNSFDSANSDYWTGMNSDWTNSLNICGSWNSASGASNGTQGNSLATDGTSISFGSANCDNTFNLVCVQQ, encoded by the coding sequence ATGAAAACAAATTTGAGTAAAATATTTACAGCGCTAATAGTATGCATTGGATATTTATTACTTGTTTCCTTTGTTCAATCCTGCAAATTCAATGGAAGTCCAAAGTTCTGGGGAATGCTTCCACTGCCGCCCGTCCCACCTCCTTTAGCTCAGATTATAATTGAGCCGTCTACGCAAAGCCTCACTACTACAGAAGCCGGCGGAAGCATTAGCTATAAAGTTTCTATCAATAAAAAACCAAAGGACGATGTTCTCTTAAGTATTTCTGTTTCTGATACAATAGAGGTTAAGTTGGATAAGCCCTTACTTACATTTACGACGGCTAATTGGGATCAGGCGCAGACATTTACCATAACAGGTCAGGATGATTTATTTGTAGATGGGAATAAAGCCTATACATTGAGCCTGAGTCCTTCTCAGAGTTTGGATTCTGAGTTTGCAAAGTTGACCATTGCTCCTTATAGTCTGCAAAATCTAGACGATGATGTCGCAGGAATTGCTACTACTTATACAGGTGGATTACTTACCTCGGAGGCAGGGGCTAATTTTAGTTTTACCGTAGTTCTGCGAAGTGTTCCTTCTTCGAGCGTCACAATCCCTACTATTACTAGCACGAATACTAGTGAAGGAACTGTCAGTCCTTCTACTCTTACATTTACAACGGCTAATTGGAATGTGCCGCAGACTGTGATTGTAACAGGCGTTGATGATTTACTAGATGACGGAAACCAATCTTACAGTATTGTATTCAGAGCAGCGGTTAGCTCGGATTCTGTTTACAATAATTATGCAGCTTCCAGTTTAGCCTTTGTGAATGCGGACAATGAATCTTTTGGCATAACAGTAACTCCCACTACCGGATTAGTTACGAATGAGACAGGTGGAACAGCAAACTTCTCTGTAGTCTTAAACAATGCGAGCACTTCAAATGTTACGATTCCAATTTCATCGAGCAATACTGCCGAGGGAATTCCTGATACTTCCAGTCTAGTCTTCACGCCGGCTACTTGGAATATACCGCAAGTTGTAACGGTTACTGGTGTGAATGATTTTATTCAGGATGGAAGTATTTCTTATACTATTGTAATCGGGGCAGCGACTAGTGCCAATTCAAATTACAATGGACTAGATCCATCCGATGTATCCGTAGTCAACACTGACAATGACGCGGGTGGGTATACAATTGTTGCCACCAATGGACTCACTGTAACAGATGGAGGACAGATTGCTGCAATGTTTACAATTAAATTAAACACACAGCCGACTTCTTCTGTTACCATTCCGATTTCATCGAGTAATACAGGAGAAGGAACAGTAAGTCCTTCTAGCGTTACATTTACACCGGCTAATTGGAGTAATACTCAGACGATAACAATCAGCGGTGTCTCCGATGGAGGATCAGATGGAAATAAGTCTTTTAATATCGTATTGTCATTGCCTTCTACTTCTGATAGCGTATACGCTGCATTAGACCCGGCAGACCAGTCTGCCAATAGTTGTGACAATGATTCCGGTGCTGCCATTGTATATGTTTGTCGCACTAGCTCAAATCCATATACAAATGAAAGCGGAAATACGGCACAATACTTTGTAATTCTTGCTACTGATCCTGGAGAGGATGTTACAATTCCTATAACGAGTAGTGATACGTCAGAGGCTACTGTCAATTCACCGCTGATCATCAATAGCTCAAATTGGAATCAGTTTCTTGTAACCAATAGGATAACCGTGACAGGTGTGAATGATGCTTTGTATGATGGAGACATTTCCTATAACGTCTTACTTGGAGTAGCTTCTACAACGAGTATGACGGGCAGTTACCATGGATATAATCCCGTGGACATCAATGGATTAATCAACTATGACAACGAAACCTATTTCACAGTATCCACCATCAGTGGAAATACTTCCGAATCGGGAACGACAGCAACATTTTCCATTGTCCTTCCGGCTTGGAGTAATCCAGCATTTAACGTAACTATTGGAATTTCCTCGAATAATACAGGAGAAGGGACAGTAAGCCCTGCGAGTCTTGTTTTTACATCGGCTAACTTCACTAATCCGCAAGTAGTCACAGTAACAGGAATAGATGATTTGTTTGCTGATGGAAATAAATCTTTTTCCATTATTACTGCTAGTGCTGTGAGCGCGGATACTCGATTCAATGGAAGAAATCCTAGTGATGTAAGTGTAACTAATACAGATGCAGGAGAGAAGAGGGTATTTATATCGAATACTGCATCAAAAGGAAATCTAGGAGGAATTGTAGGTGCAGACGCCATTTGTAATTCCGATGCAAATAAGCCATCTATAGCGCCTAACGTGTATAAAGCACTTCTGGTATTGGGGGCTACTCGTCGTGGCTCTGCTACGGCTAATACCGGGGATTCGCAGGTGGATTGGGTATTTGCGGCAAATACCCGTTATTTCCGTTCCAATGGGACAACGCAAATTTTTATGACAAATGCAAATTCCATTTTTCCATACGGAACTCTTACGAATTCATTTGATTCTGCAAATTCTGATTATTGGACAGGGATGAATTCAGATTGGACAAATAGTTTGAATATATGTGGCTCATGGAACTCTGCGAGTGGCGCATCAAATGGAACACAAGGAAATTCTCTCGCAACAGATGGCACTAGTATAAGCTTTGGATCAGCGAATTGCGACAATACTTTCAATCTAGTTTGCGTTCAGCAGTAA
- a CDS encoding D-alanyl-D-alanine carboxypeptidase, which translates to MKYLIFLMILLISNNSYADKKLELSAKSYLLQDINSTKLLYQKDIGIILPIASITKLVTALISSSERKMTDYVKISKSTVLRNEGDKSAVLKEGEFYTEKDLLLTMLVSSTNVSAISLATDVSGSPENFILKMNQWAKEKKLTKTSFGDTFGLSPLSKSSVEDISKILDMVEQNTVLLEILSTTSYSIQERSGRLQNLTTTNEMPSYKDFRIFGKTGTTKLAGKCFAGFAVRRNEKWKIILLGSNNVFDDMKKMLDSIN; encoded by the coding sequence ATGAAATATTTAATTTTTTTAATGATTCTATTAATTTCAAACAATTCCTATGCAGATAAAAAATTAGAACTATCCGCAAAATCATATTTACTGCAAGACATAAACTCAACAAAGCTGCTTTATCAAAAAGACATTGGGATTATTCTACCCATTGCTAGCATTACAAAACTTGTTACAGCTTTAATTTCTTCCAGTGAAAGAAAAATGACCGACTATGTCAAAATTTCCAAAAGCACCGTCCTTAGAAATGAAGGTGATAAGAGTGCCGTCCTTAAGGAAGGAGAATTCTATACAGAAAAAGATTTGCTTCTAACTATGCTAGTCTCTTCCACTAACGTTTCCGCAATTAGTCTAGCGACTGACGTTTCTGGTAGTCCCGAAAATTTTATTCTGAAGATGAACCAATGGGCAAAAGAAAAGAAACTTACTAAGACGAGTTTCGGGGATACGTTTGGTTTGTCTCCACTTTCGAAATCTTCCGTAGAAGACATTTCAAAAATTCTAGACATGGTAGAACAAAACACAGTGCTTTTAGAAATTCTTTCTACTACCAGTTATTCTATTCAAGAACGAAGTGGTAGATTGCAAAACCTGACTACTACAAATGAAATGCCAAGCTATAAAGACTTTCGCATATTCGGCAAAACTGGCACTACAAAGCTCGCCGGAAAATGCTTTGCGGGATTTGCAGTGCGTAGAAATGAAAAATGGAAAATCATCTTACTCGGCTCCAATAATGTATTTGATGATATGAAAAAAATGTTAGATAGTATAAACTAA
- a CDS encoding MarR family transcriptional regulator has protein sequence MNKRLENIKNSFGLLFFVSNRLETIIDRYLSEHDLTTKQFFLSLVLIQHKDRKPSLTLGEASAFMGTSRQNVKQLALKLQERGFCKITTDKVDRRILRLSITKKNTDFWNEIDLQNVKFLYKIFQDIDDSTLEHFSSGLKTLFSTIEKMEEEES, from the coding sequence GTGAATAAGCGTCTGGAAAATATTAAGAATTCATTCGGTTTGCTTTTTTTTGTATCAAACCGACTCGAGACAATCATTGATCGTTATTTATCAGAACATGATTTGACAACTAAACAATTTTTTCTTTCACTTGTTTTAATTCAGCACAAAGATAGAAAGCCTTCTCTTACATTAGGGGAGGCGAGTGCCTTCATGGGAACGAGCAGGCAAAATGTAAAGCAACTTGCTCTAAAATTACAAGAGCGAGGGTTCTGTAAAATTACAACAGATAAAGTCGATCGCAGGATTCTCAGATTATCTATTACAAAAAAGAATACTGATTTCTGGAATGAAATTGATTTACAGAATGTAAAATTTCTATATAAAATCTTTCAAGATATTGACGATTCTACCCTGGAGCATTTTTCTTCTGGATTAAAAACTCTTTTTTCAACAATCGAGAAAATGGAAGAGGAAGAGTCTTAG
- a CDS encoding sodium:solute symporter, with the protein MQFSNLDFLVLVSYLLIVLLAGLHASKNDTSKSFFLADKELPWYFIMLSIVATETSSLTFLNIPGLSFKGDFSFLQVAFGYILGRAIVANFILPLYYKGGYSSVYEWVGEKFGEYTQKSVSSIFLITRVLGDGIRLYATSIPIAIIFHGYLHDTVTEETTGILTLFAITMITTLYTVFGGFKSVVITDSLQFFVYVGGGVFSFLYLLNDLSSSMSLPQILDSAYSSGKLNIYQDFTGVTSTNFFQKPYFLVNGLLGGILLSIGTHGVDQMFAQRLIACKSERESKLALIGSGFLVFFQFVLFLGIGLLLFYKYKSIDIHPDKIFSKYIIENIPTPILGLIVAAILASAMSTLSSSINSMSLSVIFDWMKKTESEHIRVLKSKWISLMWGFVLFASSLLPYYLSGKISEGLVEVGLKIASFTFGPLIALFLLVRVKDQLSLQLSSRLLVSSLFISLTSTVCVSIFLKPAMAYLIPTGVVVFYTMVGAGQIGKKTMHS; encoded by the coding sequence ATGCAATTTTCCAATCTTGATTTTTTAGTTTTAGTTTCTTATCTACTCATTGTATTACTCGCAGGCTTACATGCTTCTAAGAATGATACTTCTAAGAGCTTCTTTCTGGCAGACAAGGAATTGCCTTGGTATTTTATCATGCTTTCGATTGTAGCCACTGAAACTTCCAGTCTCACCTTCTTAAATATTCCGGGACTTAGTTTTAAAGGAGATTTTAGTTTTTTACAAGTAGCATTTGGATACATCTTGGGACGTGCGATTGTGGCTAATTTCATTTTGCCATTGTATTATAAGGGTGGTTATTCTTCCGTATATGAATGGGTCGGCGAGAAGTTTGGAGAATACACACAAAAATCAGTCTCGAGTATATTTTTAATCACGCGAGTTCTAGGAGATGGAATCCGACTCTATGCCACTTCCATTCCAATTGCAATCATCTTTCATGGATACTTGCATGATACTGTGACCGAAGAGACTACCGGCATATTGACATTATTCGCTATAACGATGATTACAACTTTATATACAGTCTTTGGTGGATTCAAGTCTGTTGTAATTACAGACAGTCTACAATTCTTTGTGTATGTAGGTGGCGGAGTTTTTTCTTTTTTGTATCTACTAAATGATCTAAGTAGCAGTATGAGTCTTCCGCAAATTTTAGACTCAGCCTACTCTTCTGGAAAATTGAATATCTACCAGGATTTCACAGGAGTAACTTCTACTAACTTCTTTCAGAAGCCTTATTTCCTTGTCAATGGACTACTCGGAGGAATCCTACTCTCTATCGGCACACATGGAGTAGACCAAATGTTCGCTCAGCGGCTAATCGCCTGTAAATCCGAAAGAGAAAGTAAACTCGCTCTCATTGGCTCTGGCTTTTTAGTATTCTTTCAATTTGTTTTATTTCTAGGAATAGGACTATTACTCTTTTATAAATACAAATCAATAGACATTCATCCCGATAAAATTTTCTCGAAGTATATCATAGAAAATATTCCAACTCCAATCCTCGGTCTAATCGTAGCTGCAATTCTTGCGAGTGCGATGTCCACTCTTTCTAGTTCAATCAATTCCATGTCTTTGTCTGTAATCTTTGATTGGATGAAAAAAACCGAAAGCGAGCATATACGTGTTCTTAAATCAAAATGGATTAGTCTCATGTGGGGTTTCGTATTGTTTGCCAGCTCTCTTCTTCCGTATTATTTATCGGGAAAAATATCAGAAGGACTTGTGGAAGTAGGACTTAAAATTGCTTCGTTTACATTCGGACCACTCATCGCCCTCTTTTTACTTGTTCGGGTCAAAGACCAATTATCCCTACAATTATCTTCTCGACTCTTAGTCTCTTCTCTTTTCATCAGCCTAACTTCTACAGTCTGTGTCAGCATTTTTCTAAAACCGGCAATGGCTTACCTGATTCCGACTGGCGTCGTGGTCTTCTATACAATGGTGGGTGCCGGACAGATTGGTAAAAAAACGATGCATTCCTGA